GAAAAGTTCGGACTTCGGGTAAAAAAGATATCCTGGATGCGCATGCCCATCCGTTTAGGTGAAGATGCCTTTTTACGGGGCGAAATTTCGGATGAACGGGCCTGCAAACTGACAAAAACCATGGGGGGATTTGCAAAGCTTATTGACGCGTACCAGCCTGTCGCAATGAAGGCCTGTGCCACCTCAGCCATGCGGACCGCAAAAAACGGCCGACGGGTATGCAAAAAGATCAAAGAGCAGACAGGCATAGACATCGGAATTATCAACGGCAGACAGGAAGCCCGGTATCTTTTTCAGAACCGCCACAAAATAATGACATCATCGGAAAAAGCAGCACTTTTTGTGGATGTGGGTGGCGGCAGCACGGAAATTACGTTGTTCTGCGACGGCAGAGTCCAGGCCAGTCGATCGTTTAACCTAGGCACCATCCGTCTGCTCAACAACCGGGCCCGCCAACAGGACTGGGATCATATGAAATCCTGGTTAAAAAAAATCACCCGGGGGCATGAGCCCGTGGAGGCCATTGGCAGCGGCGGAAACATCAACAAACTGTTTAAACTGGCCAAAGGCCGTCCCGGAACATGGGTGAGCCGGAAAAAAATCAAAAAAATCCGGAATGAGCTTGCTGCTTATGAGCTGGAAGAACGGATGAAACAGTTTAATTTAAAGCCCGACCGGGCAGACGTTATTATCCCGGGGGCACGAATTTATCTTAAAGCCATGGCGTGGGGACGGTGTGAAAAAATCCATGTGCCCATGCAGGGACTTGCCGACGGCATGATCCGTGTTCTGCACGAAAAAAGAATGCAGGTGCAATCTATGGCAACACAAATAGATCCACCTGCAATCGAACTTGTACAGGCCGGCACATAATCGCACAAGTACATGATTACAGCCGAACCTGAAAATCGCCCCCGTGTTTGGGCGAAAAGTTGCCCATATGCAAGGCGCAAAAAAAATGTGCAACCGGAGCATACTTGAGTATGTGAGGATTGCACATTTTTTTGCAACGCCGCAGATGGGTGCCTTTTCGTTCAAACACTAACTACAGCATGTTCCGCCGCCGCACCCAGTACACCCCTCAGGCGGTTTCATGCTGGACTCAATGCGAAAACCTGTCACTTCAAAATCAACATCCACAGGGCTTGCTTTTTCCAGCAGATCCTTATCCATGATGTATTCCACACCATCAAAGGTAAACACGGCATCGGTCTCTTTTTTCTCGTCCAACGCCATAGCAAGGCTTGGGCCTCCGCATCCGGCACTGTTGAGAAAAAGTCTTATGGGTGCAATTTCTTTGCCTTCAAAATAAATTCTGACCTGCTCCTGGGCAGGCTTGGTTACATTTATCATCTAAATCTCTCCTTCATGTTTTGTTGTGGGGTTGAGCCTGAATGCTTGACAACCCAAGTCAACCCATAACTGTCAGTATGAGCTAAATCTGATTCAGATGCAAGGCAATGTCGCGAACATAATTAGGGCAATAGTCTATAACCAGCTTGCCCTTTGCTGTAAAATCTTAAAATCCGGAGTGTCAGGCGGGTATATCCGAATAATGTTGAACCTGATTGGATTCAGACTGATTTCGTGTTGAGATTAGCAGGCTATCTTTATGACGAAGGTTTTTCGACCAGTTGCGCCAATCCAATTGAGGTTCAAAAATTTTACCTTGTTCTATCTGCCTGAGACTATCAAACATATCCTTGGGTATCTTATTCATTATGATTTCCTCTATATATTTTGCCGTAATTTCTTTAAAAGATTTAAGAATACGGTTATCTAATTTGTGTTATTAAACATTATGGATTCAATTAAATTTTAATTAAAAGCAATTGACTATACACCAACGTTTAATTATCAATCGGGGGTCAAGAACAAAGACAGGAGAGGGTCACGTCCGGTAAGTCCCCTGTTCAAGCATTTGGGCGACACAGATAGATTCGGCCAGCACTTTTTCCGTCCAATTGTGGTCCAAAGGGTCGACGATCAAAACCCGGAAATGAAATCGTTTTCCTTCAACAAAGACCGTTTCGCAATTGTCGATGTGCAGCATGGAGTTTACCCAATTGGGGAGTTTGGAGGGTTTTCTCTTTTTTCGAATTTTTTTTACAATTTTCTCATGCTCATTTTGGTTAACCACCAAATCCAACTTTATGCCGTGAAGCTTGAACAATTTTTTGATGTATTCGGGCTTACGATGGGAGGTGGTATAAATGCCTGTTTGCCAGCCATGATTCCTCAACTGGTTGAAAAGATCAACAGTCCCGTGCCGCAGGGGTTCGATGCGGAACCACTTATAATACCATGGCAGGGTCACAGGCTCGGTAGGCGTTTCCGGTTGCCAGCAAATAAGCGTATCGTCGAGATCAAAAGTTATCAGCATACCTGTTCCCACAATCATTTATAAAAAGAAAGAATAAGCCGGCAACTTTCTTTTTCAGCCCAATATATAGCGAAGGCCAGTTGATTGATCCTCAAATTCATTCTTCTTGTAGAGTTCAAAAAAAATTAAACTCAACCCCTTTTAGATCCACTTTATTTGATAATTATAAGGTTTGCATTAGAAAGATATTAACTTGAACTCGAGTAATAAAAAATTCAAGGGTTGAACCTTACTATATTTTGTAAGCTTTCAAGGACATGATATACGGCTAACACGATTCTCATATTCTTAGTTTATATTTGCCTTCAGATTATTTGGTAGCGTGGTATGATTAAAAAAGTAGAATAGCAGCATTATGGAAAATTTTAGGAAATATTCTGCAGAATTTATAGCAACATTTATGCTTATTTTTGCAGGGACCGGGGCGATTGTGGCAAACAATTTTTCCCAAGGCGCAGTCTCCCATACTGGGATATCACTTGTCTTTGGATTTGTGGTAATGTCAATGATATACAGTGTTGGAGAAAAATCCGGTGCCCATTTGAATCCTGCTGTCACACTGGCGTTTTATATTGCTGGAAGATTTGATAAGAAACAAATTCTGCCTTATCTTGCGGCACAGTTTGCAGGAGGCATTTTTGCAAGCTTGCTGCTAAAACTTTCCATTAATATCCCAGGGTCAGATTTGGGAACAACATTGCCATCCATTCCCATAGTCAACGCATTTTTTTTAGAGATTATTCTTACCTTTATTTTAATGTTCGTCATTATTCATGTTGCAACGGGAAGTAAGGAACAAGGATTGATGGCAGGTATAGCGATTGGGGGTACCGTTGCACTCGAGGCAATGTTTGCCGGCCCGTTCACAGGTGCATCTATGAATCCGGCAAGATCTTTGGGACCCGCACTTGTTTCCGGCAACACTCAAACATTGTGGATCTATCTGACGGCCCCTTTTATTGGTGCTGTCCTGGCAATAATTCTTTGGAAATTTATAATGGATATCAGGATGAAAAAAAGAGTTTTATTTGTTTGCATTCATAATTCGGCCAGAAGCCAAATGGCAGAAGCTTATTTGAAAAAGGCCGGTTCAAAAAAATTTGAAGTGTTCAGCGCCGGTCTTGAGCCTGGAAATTTGAACTCAGTAGTTGTTGAAGCAATGAAACAGGATGGTATTGATATTTCAGGTAACCGGACCAAATCGGTTAACGAATTCCTGGATGCCGGCGTAGAATTTGATTATGTCATCACCGTGTGTGATGAATCGTCTGCAGAACAGTGCCCTGTCTTTCTTGGCAAAGGAGAACGAATGCACTGGGGTTTTGAAGACCCCTCTGCGCTTGAAGGCTCTTTTGATGAAAAAATCATCAAGGTAAAACAGATTCGCGATCAAATCCGCTCCCGGATCGACCAATGGCTTGAAGAATAAGTTATTTGATATGAGTAATATGTTGATCAACTCGACATAAAACATTTTGTTACGTTGGATAAACTAATTTGGAGTGCATTATGTCCCTTGCTGAACAGAAGATTTCCATAGAAAGTGAGGCAACTCCGGCCAAACAACAAAGTCCCAGGGAGTTTGACCTCAAAGCTCCGGAATGGTTTCTGAACAGAGAGTTGACCTGGTTGGAATTCAATCGCCGGGTCCTCCATGAAGGGCAGGACTCACGCAATCCCCTTTTGGAACGGGTCTTCTTTCTTTCAGTCGTCGGTTCAAATCTTGATGAGTTCTTAATGAAACGTATCGGAGGACTCAAGCAACTGGAAGGTGCGGGGGTCAAAAAGCTGAGTGTCGACGGGCGGACACCCCAGGAGCAGATTAACGAATGCAATATTGTTGTTCAGGATATTTTAAAACAGAGTCAAATGTTGGAAGTGGAGTTAAAAACACTGCTGGATAAAGAGGGCATTGTTATCAGCGGCTACGACCAATTGACAAAAGCGCAAAAGACATTTGCCAACAAATTTTTCTTCGATAATGTATATCCACTGCTCACGCCCCAGGGAACCGATCCGGCACATCCGTTTCCTTTTATCTCCAACCTCTCCTTAAATCTTCTGGTCAAGGTAAGCTTTCCGGATGCGGAACACGCATATCTTAACAGAATCAAGGTACCGGTCGATTCCGGAATCTCTTCACGGTTTATAAGGATCGGCCGAAAAGATTTATATGTACCCATAGAAGATATCATTGCCAATAACCTTGACTTGCTTTTCCCGGGCATGGTGATTGAATCGTGCGATTTTTTCCGGGTGACCAGAAACGCCATTACCGAACGGGACCAGGAACAGGCTAACGATCTTCTGTCCATGATCGAGTCCGCCCTTAGGGACAGAAAATTTGCTGAGATCGTCCGGCTTGAGGTGAACCCGGGTATGAGCCCGGCCCTGCGAGGCATGCTGGCCGCAGAACTCAACATCAACGAAGAAGAGGATGTTTTCGAAGTTGAGGGAATCATGGCCAAGCGGCATCTGATGCAAATTGCCCAACTTGACCGGCAGGATTTGCACTTTCCGATTCATCAAGCCGTCGACCACCCGGAACTGCTGGGAGAGGACCCGA
This window of the uncultured Desulfobacter sp. genome carries:
- a CDS encoding exopolyphosphatase, whose product is MTKYAAIDIGSNAVRLLLAMVSEEKFGLRVKKISWMRMPIRLGEDAFLRGEISDERACKLTKTMGGFAKLIDAYQPVAMKACATSAMRTAKNGRRVCKKIKEQTGIDIGIINGRQEARYLFQNRHKIMTSSEKAALFVDVGGGSTEITLFCDGRVQASRSFNLGTIRLLNNRARQQDWDHMKSWLKKITRGHEPVEAIGSGGNINKLFKLAKGRPGTWVSRKKIKKIRNELAAYELEERMKQFNLKPDRADVIIPGARIYLKAMAWGRCEKIHVPMQGLADGMIRVLHEKRMQVQSMATQIDPPAIELVQAGT
- a CDS encoding IscA/HesB family protein translates to MINVTKPAQEQVRIYFEGKEIAPIRLFLNSAGCGGPSLAMALDEKKETDAVFTFDGVEYIMDKDLLEKASPVDVDFEVTGFRIESSMKPPEGCTGCGGGTCCS
- a CDS encoding MIP family channel protein produces the protein MENFRKYSAEFIATFMLIFAGTGAIVANNFSQGAVSHTGISLVFGFVVMSMIYSVGEKSGAHLNPAVTLAFYIAGRFDKKQILPYLAAQFAGGIFASLLLKLSINIPGSDLGTTLPSIPIVNAFFLEIILTFILMFVIIHVATGSKEQGLMAGIAIGGTVALEAMFAGPFTGASMNPARSLGPALVSGNTQTLWIYLTAPFIGAVLAIILWKFIMDIRMKKRVLFVCIHNSARSQMAEAYLKKAGSKKFEVFSAGLEPGNLNSVVVEAMKQDGIDISGNRTKSVNEFLDAGVEFDYVITVCDESSAEQCPVFLGKGERMHWGFEDPSALEGSFDEKIIKVKQIRDQIRSRIDQWLEE